A DNA window from Nitrospira sp. contains the following coding sequences:
- a CDS encoding Methylated-DNA--protein-cysteine methyltransferase (MaGe:77310792) — translation MNLLSAEIIETPIGNMQAIASARGLCALEFVTPSRQQLLMARLSRWFSTERIEWRSHSVIDDAKRWLQFYFNGRFNELFELMVDLRGTPFELRVWKELRHIKIGRTISYSELATLIGKPKGSRAVGGASRRNPMSLIIPCHRVIGVGGRLTGYGGGVGQKQYLIEHEIPTKRRVSLCHEGIG, via the coding sequence ATGAATCTTCTGAGTGCAGAGATCATTGAAACTCCCATTGGGAACATGCAGGCTATTGCGTCTGCACGTGGGCTCTGTGCATTGGAGTTTGTGACGCCATCTCGACAACAATTGTTAATGGCACGGCTCAGTCGGTGGTTTTCGACTGAAAGAATCGAATGGCGGAGCCATTCCGTTATCGACGATGCCAAACGGTGGTTGCAATTCTATTTCAACGGCCGGTTCAACGAACTGTTTGAATTAATGGTCGATCTGAGGGGAACGCCGTTTGAACTACGGGTGTGGAAGGAGTTGCGCCACATAAAAATCGGACGAACGATCTCCTATTCCGAACTCGCAACGCTTATCGGGAAGCCCAAGGGATCCAGAGCTGTTGGAGGCGCCTCGCGGAGAAATCCTATGTCCCTCATTATTCCCTGCCATAGGGTGATAGGTGTCGGTGGCCGCTTAACTGGATACGGCGGTGGCGTTGGGCAGAAGCAGTATTTAATCGAGCATGAGATACCAACAAAGCGGAGGGTAAGTCTTTGCCACGAAGGAATAGGCTAA
- a CDS encoding hypothetical protein (Evidence 5 : Unknown function; MaGe:77310796), with protein sequence MQVLDRGMSQGLSPRSITVDHGTEFQSRALEDWAYRRGVQLDFIRPWKPVENAFVESSDGRLRDERLDVHRFASLAEAQTIIETGLTSLRFDRLSDPLLSQGTARVASVPPL encoded by the coding sequence TTGCAGGTGCTGGATCGCGGCATGAGCCAAGGCCTGAGCCCTCGCTCCATCACCGTCGATCATGGCACCGAATTCCAATCACGCGCCTTGGAGGATTGGGCTTATCGACGTGGTGTCCAGCTCGACTTCATTCGACCGTGGAAACCAGTTGAAAACGCGTTCGTTGAGTCATCTGACGGACGGCTCCGCGACGAGCGCTTGGACGTCCACCGGTTCGCCTCGCTTGCCGAGGCCCAGACCATCATCGAAACGGGGCTAACGTCATTGCGCTTTGACCGCCTTAGCGATCCACTCCTCTCACAAGGGACTGCCAGAGTCGCTAGCGTCCCCCCGCTATAA
- a CDS encoding hypothetical protein (Evidence 4 : Unknown function but conserved in other organisms; MaGe:77310797) — translation MDCPSHALRQFSKWSSLDMICPSSNISLSDIRQFKNLSHGYDRNDMEKDPGNQVRHRAV, via the coding sequence GTGGATTGCCCATCTCACGCGCTCAGGCAGTTTTCCAAATGGTCATCGCTCGACATGATATGCCCGTCTTCTAATATCAGTCTGTCAGATATCCGACAATTCAAAAACCTGTCACATGGGTATGATCGTAACGATATGGAAAAAGACCCTGGTAATCAGGTCAGACACAGGGCTGTGTAA
- a CDS encoding Integrase (MaGe:77310794) → MVTQGGLPVQRACRAVGMGRATYYRPLVDWARRDAPVIAALTTLVAAKSRWGFWKCCDRLRLDGHPWNPKRLWRVYCQLRLNLPRRTKKRLPVRLRQPLTVIPQPNAVWAVDFMSDTLYGGRRFRTLNILDEGVREGLAIEIDTSLPAERVIRVLEQVVSWRGQPQAIRLDNGPEFIAESFISWCAERAIQLWHIQPGKPDQNAFIERYNRTYRTEVLNAYVFESLEQVREISAEWLQSYNEERPHDALAGLPPATYRAQLEARSSPVAVSR, encoded by the coding sequence TTGGTAACACAGGGCGGCCTTCCGGTTCAGCGGGCCTGTCGCGCCGTCGGGATGGGCCGGGCGACCTACTACCGGCCCCTCGTGGATTGGGCTCGACGGGATGCCCCGGTCATCGCGGCCCTCACGACCCTGGTCGCGGCCAAGAGTCGCTGGGGCTTCTGGAAGTGTTGTGATCGGCTCCGGCTCGATGGGCATCCCTGGAATCCGAAACGGCTGTGGCGGGTGTATTGCCAGCTCCGGCTGAACCTGCCGCGGCGGACCAAGAAGCGGCTGCCAGTCCGGCTCCGACAACCCCTTACGGTCATCCCGCAGCCGAATGCCGTGTGGGCCGTGGACTTCATGAGCGATACGCTGTACGGCGGGCGACGATTCCGGACCCTCAATATTCTGGATGAAGGCGTGCGAGAGGGCTTGGCGATTGAGATTGATACGTCGCTCCCGGCGGAACGCGTGATCCGCGTGTTGGAGCAAGTGGTAAGCTGGCGGGGGCAGCCTCAGGCGATTCGGCTCGACAATGGCCCGGAATTCATCGCCGAGTCGTTCATCAGCTGGTGTGCGGAACGGGCGATTCAGTTATGGCACATCCAACCGGGCAAGCCGGATCAGAATGCGTTCATCGAGCGCTATAACCGGACGTATCGGACAGAAGTGCTGAATGCGTATGTATTTGAGTCGTTGGAGCAGGTGCGCGAAATCAGTGCGGAATGGTTGCAGAGTTACAACGAAGAACGGCCCCATGACGCGTTAGCGGGCTTGCCGCCCGCCACATATCGGGCTCAACTCGAGGCCAGAAGTTCACCCGTGGCTGTGTCTCGTTGA
- a CDS encoding Catalase (MaGe:77310800), with translation MGDKDKKLTTNAGAPVVDNQNVMTAGPRGPQLLQDVWFLEKLGHFNREVIPERRMHAKGSGAFGTFTVTHDVTRYTRAKLFAQIGKTTELFARFTTVAGERGAADAERDIRGFAVKFYTEEGNWDLVGNNTPVFFHRDPLKFPDLNHAVKRDPRTNMRSAKNMWDFWTSLPEALHQITIVMSERGIPATYRHMHGFGSHTFSFINEQRERHWVKFHFVSQQGIRNLTDAEAEAMIGKDRESHQRDLFESLEKGDFPMWALKVQIMPEGDARKTPYNPFDLTKVWPHKDYPLMDVGTMELNRNPSNFFADVEQSAFNPANVPPGIGFSPDRMLQGRLFAYGDAQRYRLGVNHHLIPVNAPRCPAHSFHRDGAMRVDGNHGGTPGYEPNSGGEWREQPEFREPALSLDGAAGHWNHREDTDYYSQPAALFRLMNSAQRDTLFGNTARAMEDIPREIKIRHIGNCYRADPAYGEGVATALGIALCEALQ, from the coding sequence GTGGGAGATAAGGACAAGAAACTAACAACTAACGCAGGGGCACCTGTCGTCGACAATCAAAATGTCATGACGGCTGGCCCTCGGGGCCCTCAATTACTACAGGACGTCTGGTTTCTAGAAAAGCTTGGTCATTTCAACCGGGAAGTGATTCCTGAGCGGCGCATGCATGCCAAAGGGTCTGGTGCCTTTGGGACGTTCACGGTCACGCACGATGTGACCCGGTACACTCGCGCAAAACTATTTGCTCAGATTGGCAAGACCACAGAATTGTTCGCTCGTTTCACGACCGTGGCTGGCGAACGCGGCGCTGCGGACGCTGAACGCGATATCCGAGGGTTTGCCGTGAAGTTTTATACGGAGGAGGGAAATTGGGATCTGGTGGGAAATAATACTCCCGTGTTCTTTCATCGGGACCCGCTCAAATTCCCTGACCTTAACCACGCCGTCAAACGTGACCCTCGTACAAACATGCGCAGTGCTAAGAACATGTGGGATTTTTGGACTTCCCTCCCAGAAGCCTTGCATCAAATTACAATCGTCATGAGTGAGCGTGGCATTCCGGCGACCTATCGACACATGCACGGGTTTGGGAGCCATACGTTCAGTTTCATTAATGAACAAAGGGAGCGTCACTGGGTCAAGTTTCACTTTGTCTCACAGCAAGGCATTCGTAATTTGACCGATGCAGAGGCAGAGGCCATGATCGGCAAAGACAGAGAGAGCCATCAGCGGGACCTCTTTGAGAGTCTCGAAAAAGGCGATTTCCCCATGTGGGCTCTTAAGGTACAGATCATGCCAGAGGGTGACGCGCGAAAGACGCCGTATAATCCGTTTGATCTCACTAAAGTCTGGCCTCACAAAGACTATCCGTTGATGGATGTGGGGACCATGGAGTTAAATCGTAACCCATCTAATTTTTTCGCCGATGTTGAACAGTCCGCATTTAACCCGGCCAACGTTCCTCCTGGGATCGGTTTTTCACCGGACAGAATGTTACAGGGGCGCCTTTTCGCGTACGGGGATGCCCAGCGGTATCGGCTAGGAGTCAATCACCACCTGATCCCCGTTAATGCCCCTCGTTGCCCGGCCCATAGTTTCCACCGTGATGGCGCCATGCGAGTCGATGGCAATCATGGAGGGACTCCCGGCTATGAACCCAACAGCGGTGGTGAGTGGCGGGAGCAGCCAGAGTTCCGCGAGCCGGCGTTGAGTCTCGACGGTGCAGCGGGTCACTGGAATCACCGTGAGGACACTGATTATTATTCGCAACCAGCTGCGTTATTTCGTTTGATGAATTCGGCGCAACGGGATACCTTGTTTGGGAATACGGCCCGCGCCATGGAGGACATTCCCAGAGAGATTAAGATCCGCCATATCGGTAACTGCTATAGGGCGGATCCTGCTTACGGGGAGGGAGTGGCTACGGCGTTGGGCATTGCACTCTGCGAGGCGTTGCAATAG
- a CDS encoding Low calcium response locus protein S (MaGe:77310795), whose protein sequence is MRQSKFTETQIVSILKEADAGRPVNEIWRHYGISSATYYKWKAKYGGLEASDVKRLKELEHENGRLKRMYADLSLENAALKDVIAKKL, encoded by the coding sequence ATGCGTCAATCGAAGTTCACCGAGACCCAAATCGTATCGATCCTGAAAGAGGCCGACGCAGGTCGGCCCGTCAACGAGATCTGGCGGCACTACGGGATTAGCTCCGCGACGTACTACAAGTGGAAAGCCAAGTACGGGGGGCTGGAGGCCTCCGACGTGAAGCGGCTGAAGGAATTGGAGCACGAGAACGGCCGCCTGAAGCGGATGTATGCCGATCTGTCCCTGGAGAACGCCGCGCTCAAGGATGTCATCGCAAAAAAGCTCTAA
- a CDS encoding hypothetical protein (Evidence 4 : Unknown function but conserved in other organisms; MaGe:77310798), translating to MMPREHRHAVIIGGIFIVAMLTGVCPALGGPTASEARDVLTKGTIELGVAAGFDQATTAIGNAPSSDRSAVFVMPRLGIVLTDPVASGWWQGNFEFVVQPVFARFTRPFAAEAAGGSFLLAYNFLSLGRWVPFVDAGAGMIWTNLAPRISEQSTQFEFTLETGLGVHYFLYEHVTWTMGVRLHHISNGGLGDRNTGINGVLPYVGISFFTPKWF from the coding sequence ATGATGCCACGAGAACATCGCCATGCCGTCATCATAGGAGGAATTTTCATCGTCGCAATGCTCACAGGCGTCTGCCCCGCGCTTGGTGGGCCAACGGCATCCGAGGCGCGGGACGTGTTGACAAAGGGTACGATCGAATTAGGAGTGGCCGCAGGGTTCGATCAAGCCACAACGGCGATAGGGAATGCGCCGTCCTCTGATCGAAGCGCCGTTTTCGTCATGCCCAGGCTAGGCATAGTGTTAACTGATCCCGTGGCATCTGGTTGGTGGCAAGGTAATTTCGAGTTTGTGGTTCAACCAGTGTTTGCTCGATTTACGAGACCCTTTGCTGCGGAAGCCGCCGGGGGATCTTTTCTTCTTGCGTATAACTTCCTGTCATTAGGTCGATGGGTGCCTTTTGTGGATGCGGGGGCAGGCATGATTTGGACCAATCTTGCACCACGCATTTCTGAACAGAGCACTCAATTTGAGTTTACGTTGGAGACCGGACTTGGCGTTCATTATTTTCTTTACGAACACGTGACTTGGACAATGGGTGTACGGCTGCATCACATCTCAAACGGTGGGCTTGGTGATCGCAATACAGGAATAAACGGAGTTCTTCCGTATGTAGGTATTTCGTTTTTTACCCCTAAATGGTTTTGA
- a CDS encoding Paraquat-inducible protein B (MaGe:77310804) produces the protein MANHLYDTTIPEIPDAVAAPKGRWYPHLVWLVPIIAALIGGWLAFKAVWDQGPTITITFRAAEGLEVNKTKIKYKNVDIGEVKQVMISEDLTQVIVTAEMSKRFSPYLRDDTRFWIVRPRIAFGQVSGLGTLFSGAYIGLDVGSSAEARRDFQGLEAPPVLTGDVAGRQFIIKGPDQGSIDVGTSVYLRRVPVGRVLAANLDQDGAGVTLTVFVEAPYDRFVTENTRFWNASGVDVTLDSTGFMVQTQSLATIVLGGIAFETPDSTMAMEKAKEHTIFHLFENRAQAMKAPDKQVIRFAASFTESLRGLTVGSPVEFHGISVGEITSIGAEYDAHTQTYHFPVEFSLHPDRLARHFKNTLMREDDTGLTTKDKINALVEHGLRAQLNTGSLLTGQLFVALDFFPDVETAAADWTRDPPELPTIPGGLSGIERNLSNLTKKLDKVPFDAIATDVRHTLQSMRTALQRTEHLVQRVDEQLLPTALATIAESKHALQSVERLTASDSPLQQDAREAMRQLGRASQSLQTLTDYLDRHPEALIRGRKDDNP, from the coding sequence ATGGCTAACCATCTATACGACACCACAATCCCTGAAATACCAGACGCCGTCGCCGCGCCAAAGGGGCGGTGGTATCCACACCTTGTCTGGCTCGTCCCTATTATCGCTGCCTTGATCGGGGGGTGGTTGGCGTTTAAGGCTGTTTGGGATCAGGGACCAACCATTACCATCACGTTTCGAGCCGCCGAGGGGCTCGAGGTCAACAAAACAAAAATCAAATACAAGAACGTCGACATTGGGGAAGTCAAGCAAGTAATGATCAGTGAAGATTTGACACAGGTCATTGTCACCGCGGAGATGTCGAAACGGTTTTCTCCGTATCTGAGAGATGATACCCGGTTCTGGATCGTCAGACCGAGGATTGCCTTCGGCCAGGTTTCAGGACTTGGTACATTGTTCTCTGGCGCTTACATTGGGTTGGATGTTGGGTCCTCCGCGGAGGCGAGAAGGGATTTTCAGGGTCTCGAAGCGCCCCCTGTTCTTACGGGCGATGTAGCCGGCAGACAATTCATCATCAAAGGACCAGATCAAGGGTCAATCGATGTGGGGACATCAGTGTACCTCCGCAGAGTGCCTGTGGGACGGGTGTTAGCGGCCAATCTCGATCAAGATGGAGCAGGAGTTACACTTACTGTTTTTGTGGAGGCTCCGTACGATCGATTTGTCACCGAAAATACCCGATTTTGGAACGCGAGCGGGGTTGATGTCACGCTGGATTCGACCGGGTTTATGGTCCAGACTCAATCTCTTGCCACCATCGTACTTGGCGGCATCGCATTTGAGACCCCCGACAGTACCATGGCCATGGAGAAAGCCAAGGAACATACGATTTTCCACCTATTTGAAAACCGGGCGCAGGCGATGAAAGCGCCAGACAAGCAGGTTATCCGATTCGCCGCAAGCTTCACAGAATCTTTGCGTGGATTGACTGTTGGTTCTCCCGTCGAATTTCACGGTATTTCGGTTGGAGAAATCACGTCTATCGGAGCGGAGTACGATGCCCACACCCAGACGTACCACTTTCCGGTCGAATTCTCCCTTCATCCCGATCGATTGGCCAGACATTTCAAGAATACTTTAATGCGAGAAGACGATACCGGCTTAACCACAAAGGACAAGATAAACGCACTCGTAGAGCACGGGCTGCGCGCCCAATTGAATACGGGAAGCCTGCTCACGGGGCAACTATTTGTCGCCCTAGATTTTTTCCCTGACGTTGAAACAGCTGCAGCGGACTGGACCAGGGACCCGCCGGAGCTACCGACCATTCCCGGTGGTCTTTCCGGAATTGAACGAAACCTTTCGAACCTGACTAAAAAGCTAGATAAGGTTCCGTTCGATGCGATCGCAACGGATGTCCGCCATACGCTCCAATCCATGCGCACCGCACTGCAGCGTACGGAGCACCTGGTGCAACGGGTTGACGAACAGCTTCTACCGACAGCGCTGGCAACTATCGCGGAATCTAAACACGCGTTGCAGTCTGTGGAGCGCCTCACGGCATCCGATTCACCGCTCCAACAGGATGCGCGGGAAGCGATGCGCCAGCTAGGGAGAGCCTCCCAATCTCTTCAGACGTTGACTGATTATTTGGATCGCCATCCGGAAGCACTGATTCGCGGGAGAAAGGATGACAATCCATGA
- a CDS encoding putative Nitrite reductase (NO-forming) (Evidence 3 : Putative function from multiple computational evidences; Product type e : enzyme; MaGe:77310799) codes for MFTYKRFLCWCFAALMGLAFPFPSNATAMETIEAHLTTPPEVPLPTGRTQPAHVVVRVQAKELIGSIGDGVQYKLWTFNGTVPGPMVRVRVGDTVEVRLENPKENKFAHNMDLHAVNGPGGGAGANLAFPGATGVFTFKALAPGLFMYHCASPVPNPHIHLANGMYGMILVEPEHGLPKVDREYAVVQSEFFTKPSEDKDVLEFSMEKGLAEHSDYVVFNGHTGSLLGKGELKASVGETVRLYFGNIGPNSASSFHIIGEIFDSVHTEGTIGGTVNHHVQSTLVPAAGATIVEFMIDVPGAYVLVDHSFFRVAKGALGILKVGGKDDPSIFQAHPTP; via the coding sequence ATGTTCACATACAAACGTTTCTTGTGTTGGTGTTTTGCCGCATTGATGGGGCTTGCTTTCCCCTTTCCAAGTAACGCAACAGCGATGGAAACAATAGAGGCTCATCTCACGACACCCCCAGAAGTTCCTCTTCCCACAGGCCGGACTCAACCAGCGCATGTTGTTGTACGTGTCCAGGCAAAGGAATTGATTGGTTCTATCGGGGATGGCGTCCAATACAAACTGTGGACATTCAACGGAACGGTTCCTGGGCCTATGGTACGCGTGCGAGTGGGGGATACGGTCGAGGTTCGCTTAGAAAATCCAAAAGAGAATAAATTTGCGCATAACATGGATCTCCATGCGGTTAATGGACCCGGTGGAGGGGCAGGAGCGAATTTAGCGTTTCCCGGAGCCACAGGAGTGTTCACGTTTAAGGCACTAGCACCGGGGCTTTTTATGTATCATTGCGCGTCCCCCGTTCCCAACCCGCACATTCACCTTGCCAATGGCATGTATGGAATGATTCTCGTCGAGCCAGAGCATGGGTTGCCGAAAGTTGATCGGGAGTATGCCGTCGTACAAAGCGAGTTTTTCACCAAGCCGAGCGAAGACAAAGATGTCTTAGAATTTTCGATGGAAAAGGGGTTGGCGGAACATTCTGACTACGTCGTGTTCAACGGGCACACCGGATCGCTCTTAGGCAAGGGGGAATTGAAAGCTAGTGTGGGAGAAACCGTTCGCCTGTATTTCGGGAATATCGGGCCCAACAGCGCCTCTTCCTTCCACATCATCGGAGAAATCTTCGATAGCGTTCATACGGAGGGAACGATCGGAGGAACTGTGAACCATCATGTGCAATCAACGCTCGTTCCGGCTGCAGGGGCTACGATCGTAGAGTTTATGATCGACGTGCCTGGGGCATACGTCTTGGTGGATCATAGTTTCTTCAGGGTAGCCAAGGGCGCGTTGGGGATTCTTAAAGTGGGGGGAAAAGATGATCCTAGTATTTTTCAAGCGCACCCCACTCCATAG
- a CDS encoding Flavodoxin reductases (ferredoxin-NADPH reductases) family 1 (MaGe:77310793), with translation MTGKYLQMMMTESVRAAQRRYYRRALMIADAPDHDPLGEAEVRFIADRDSFYLGSVGETGWPYIQHRGGPKGFLKVLDPFTLAFVDYRGNRQLLSTGNFNANGRVALFLMDYKNRSRLKILGRVRVEDIREHPALAEQLAQRDIQVKVERIILIEVLSFDWNCSKHITPRYSLDEVEEAIAPLRTRIAELEAQLASLRT, from the coding sequence ATGACAGGGAAATATCTTCAGATGATGATGACTGAGTCGGTCCGTGCAGCACAGCGACGGTACTACAGACGTGCGTTAATGATCGCCGACGCTCCTGACCACGATCCGCTCGGCGAAGCAGAGGTTCGCTTTATTGCCGATCGTGACAGTTTCTATCTAGGCTCAGTCGGTGAAACCGGCTGGCCCTATATCCAACATCGGGGCGGACCGAAAGGTTTTTTGAAAGTGCTTGATCCCTTCACCCTCGCGTTCGTTGACTACCGGGGAAACCGTCAATTGCTGAGTACGGGTAATTTTAACGCGAACGGCCGAGTGGCGCTCTTTCTCATGGACTACAAGAATCGGTCACGGTTGAAGATTCTCGGTCGTGTGCGAGTGGAAGATATTCGGGAGCATCCAGCGTTGGCGGAACAACTTGCACAGAGAGACATACAGGTCAAAGTGGAAAGGATTATCCTTATTGAGGTGCTGTCATTTGACTGGAACTGTTCAAAACATATTACTCCACGCTATTCTCTCGATGAGGTCGAGGAGGCAATTGCGCCGTTAAGAACTCGTATCGCCGAATTAGAGGCACAACTTGCCTCACTCCGAACCTAA
- a CDS encoding Paraquat-inducible protein A (MaGe:77310803), whose protein sequence is MMPAIPTAKALGLYSCHTCGLLSRPSQRGDSHCARCGTPLHLRKPHSLARAMAFLVAAYILYVPANVLPLMETGSLFGAQENTIVSGVAYLWTSGAWALAAIVFIASVLVPLLKLFALTVLVVTAWRRSTWRPYQRAKVYRMVELVGRWSMLDIYVVAVLVALVQLRPLATITAGPGAIAFGAVVVLSMLSARAFDPRLIWDPVHEARSLDG, encoded by the coding sequence ATGATGCCTGCCATTCCTACGGCAAAAGCGCTCGGGCTCTATTCCTGCCATACCTGCGGCCTACTCTCGAGGCCGTCGCAGCGGGGGGACTCTCATTGTGCTCGCTGTGGGACACCTCTCCATTTGCGCAAACCGCACAGTCTTGCGCGTGCTATGGCTTTTCTTGTGGCAGCCTATATTCTGTATGTCCCCGCGAATGTCTTGCCACTCATGGAAACAGGTTCCCTATTCGGCGCTCAGGAGAATACGATCGTGAGCGGCGTTGCCTATCTCTGGACTTCCGGGGCATGGGCGCTTGCCGCAATTGTATTCATCGCGAGTGTGTTGGTGCCGCTTCTGAAATTGTTCGCACTGACTGTATTGGTGGTTACGGCCTGGCGCCGGTCGACTTGGCGACCTTACCAGCGGGCCAAGGTCTACCGGATGGTCGAGCTCGTCGGTCGCTGGTCCATGCTCGACATTTACGTGGTCGCCGTGCTTGTGGCCCTTGTGCAATTGCGACCACTTGCAACCATTACGGCCGGACCGGGGGCAATCGCATTTGGGGCAGTTGTCGTACTCAGTATGCTGTCAGCCAGAGCATTCGACCCACGCCTGATTTGGGACCCTGTGCACGAAGCGAGAAGTCTTGATGGCTAA
- a CDS encoding Dyp-type peroxidase (MaGe:77310801) encodes MSLIQKGILEPVPEQARYLFFTMVPGGDFTKALVNLRKLIDGKTTVVGIGNWLVTALNREVPGLRPFPAFSKTDINMSATPAALWCWIRGIDRGELFHQTHDIAGSVSPALQLFRVVDAFRYRSGFDLLGYEDGTENPEGTDAVNAAVASNLGLGLDGGSYVAVQQWVHDFSRFRGLDPSKQDDAIGRRRDDNSELPSASQSAHVKRTAQESFSPPAFIVRRSMPWIEDQQGGLMFVGFGRTFDPFEALLDRMTGTEDGITDALFTFTRPVSGDYFWCPPMESGRLDLRALGLQ; translated from the coding sequence ATGAGTTTAATCCAGAAAGGTATTCTTGAGCCGGTGCCAGAGCAGGCGCGATATCTGTTTTTTACTATGGTGCCGGGAGGAGATTTCACCAAGGCATTGGTAAATCTTCGTAAGCTCATCGACGGCAAGACGACTGTTGTGGGGATTGGCAACTGGCTTGTCACTGCCTTGAATCGTGAAGTGCCTGGCCTTCGTCCATTTCCAGCCTTTTCTAAAACGGACATCAACATGTCTGCGACACCGGCAGCGCTCTGGTGTTGGATTCGAGGAATCGACCGAGGAGAACTTTTTCATCAGACCCATGATATTGCCGGAAGTGTCTCTCCTGCTCTGCAGTTATTCCGGGTGGTTGACGCTTTTCGATATCGTTCGGGATTTGACCTACTTGGATATGAGGATGGAACTGAGAATCCTGAAGGAACCGATGCGGTCAATGCCGCGGTAGCGAGCAACCTTGGCCTCGGACTTGACGGCGGCAGTTATGTGGCTGTGCAACAGTGGGTCCATGACTTCAGCCGATTTCGAGGTCTGGACCCATCGAAGCAAGATGATGCTATCGGCCGCCGAAGGGATGACAACAGCGAGCTTCCCTCGGCGTCACAATCTGCACACGTCAAACGGACCGCACAGGAAAGTTTTTCGCCGCCTGCATTTATCGTGAGGCGATCGATGCCATGGATAGAAGATCAACAAGGGGGGCTCATGTTTGTGGGATTTGGCCGTACATTTGACCCGTTCGAGGCTCTTCTAGACAGAATGACTGGTACTGAAGACGGAATAACAGATGCGCTGTTTACCTTCACTCGTCCGGTTTCGGGAGATTATTTCTGGTGCCCGCCGATGGAGAGCGGGCGCCTTGATTTGCGAGCGCTCGGCTTGCAGTAA
- a CDS encoding Paraquat-inducible protein A (MaGe:77310802): MICERSACSNSPSTLLGMQKKAANFLNSVVACDECDLVQHPIPLHDGGWALCRSCEGPLYYRAQGGLDRAFAFALGALVLFLVANAYPIIELEIQGNRISSSLYGAIEQLWHQHMRILAALIAATTIVLPTMELVIMLSILFALRRGATPVGMSLLLRVLHEVRPWSMTDVFVLAVLVSLVKLAHIAHVVIGIALWSFGGMMVLLIAAANTFNLRELWEHVNPE, encoded by the coding sequence TTGATTTGCGAGCGCTCGGCTTGCAGTAATTCTCCCTCCACGCTATTGGGGATGCAAAAGAAAGCCGCCAACTTCTTGAACTCAGTCGTCGCGTGTGATGAATGCGATCTCGTCCAGCACCCCATCCCTCTGCATGATGGAGGATGGGCGCTCTGTCGTAGTTGCGAAGGTCCTCTGTATTATCGTGCTCAAGGGGGCCTCGATCGCGCGTTCGCCTTTGCACTGGGTGCCTTGGTCCTGTTTCTTGTGGCCAACGCATATCCGATCATCGAATTGGAAATCCAGGGCAACAGAATCTCCTCCAGCCTCTACGGTGCAATCGAACAATTGTGGCATCAACATATGAGGATACTCGCTGCACTCATTGCCGCGACCACGATAGTCCTTCCTACTATGGAGTTGGTCATCATGCTGTCGATCCTGTTTGCGTTGCGCCGCGGCGCTACTCCGGTCGGGATGTCCTTGCTCCTCCGGGTCCTGCACGAAGTGCGGCCATGGAGCATGACGGACGTATTCGTTTTGGCGGTTCTGGTCTCGCTTGTTAAGCTGGCCCATATTGCGCACGTTGTCATAGGAATTGCGCTGTGGTCATTTGGTGGCATGATGGTGTTACTCATCGCCGCTGCCAACACGTTTAACCTTCGAGAGTTGTGGGAGCACGTGAACCCTGAATGA